AAGGAAATGCCGCCCCACTTTAACGGTCCGATTGTTTTTAAGCAAATGTCATAAACGGCTCCGGCCTGTCCATTATGTGCTAACATTTCTTGCAGGCCTGTCATTAAGCCACCCGTTTTTTCGTAAATGGCACAACCGGCAGCCGCCCAAATGAGTGCAATAATTCCTTCCATAATCATAGCGCCGGCAAACACTTGACGAGATTGATATTCACTGGTAATACAACGCGCCATTAAGGGCGATTGGGTAGCGTGAAAACCCGATATAGCGCCGCAGGCCACCGTCACAAACATAAGCGGCCAAATGGGCAGGTGTGACGGATGCAAATTATGAAAAGTAATCTCCGGAATAGTATACCCTTGCAAAAACATCCCGCCGGATACGCCTAGTGCCATCAGTAGCAAACAAATACCGAATAACGGGTAAAACCGCCCGATAATTTTATCAATAGGCAGAAACGTCGCCAAGAAATAATATAGAAAAATAAGCGTAAGCCAAAAATAGGTATTGATAAAAATACTGTTTGCTGCTACATGTCCCTTAAATAAAAACACCAGTAAATTAGCCGGCCCCACCGCAAATACGGTCCCCACCATCACCAGCAAAATCACGCTAAAAACACGCATACAGTTTTTGATTTTTGGGCCCAAATAAATGCCCGTCACTTCCGCAATAGATTGGCCCTCATGACGCATGGATAAAAATCCGCAAGCAAAATCGTGCACCGCTCCCGCAAAAATAGTGCCCAGCGTAATCCACAAAA
This genomic window from Elusimicrobiaceae bacterium contains:
- a CDS encoding carbon starvation protein A, translating into MISFFTCLGLLILSYFTYAKYVEHVFDPTKAETPALRLANGVDYVPMPLWRMVLVQLLNIAGLGPVFGAISGALWGPSVFLWITLGTIFAGAVHDFACGFLSMRHEGQSIAEVTGIYLGPKIKNCMRVFSVILLVMVGTVFAVGPANLLVFLFKGHVAANSIFINTYFWLTLIFLYYFLATFLPIDKIIGRFYPLFGICLLLMALGVSGGMFLQGYTIPEITFHNLHPSHLPIWPLMFVTVACGAISGFHATQSPLMARCITSEYQSRQVFAGAMIMEGIIALIWAAAGCAIYEKTGGLMTGLQEMLAHNGQAGAVYDICLKTIGPLKWGGISFGLLFVMIGVIVCPITSGDTAFRAARLTLADWFKIDQKPFLKRLRLTAPILLAGVIISQLPYDVIWRYFSWSNQTLAMIVLWAATMYLHGKKRNYLLTLVPAIFMTAVSVTYFLIAPECLHLPALVAWPLGLALTGTLVAYFLIKIKKKNV